A genomic window from Osmerus eperlanus chromosome 5, fOsmEpe2.1, whole genome shotgun sequence includes:
- the pskh1 gene encoding serine/threonine-protein kinase H1 homolog, with translation MGCRTSKVLPEPPGNVQLDLVKQADPAQTQTHTDIYKHFIRGDGTRTASASKMGSSPSPQHHAFPLSQTPAAKDQSESGADPRRNKVARYRAKFDPRVTAKYDIKALIGRGSFSRVVRVEHKSTRQPYAIKLIETRYREGREVCESELCVLRRVRHTNIIQLMEVFETADRVYMVMELATGGELFDRIIARGSFTERDATRVLQMVLDGVKYLHTLGITHRDLKPENLLYYHPGADSKIMITDFGLASTRKKGDECLMKTTCGTPEYIAPEILVRKPYTNAVDMWALGVISYILLSGTMPFEDDNRMRLYRQILKGKYSFSGEPWPSVSNLAKDFIERVLTVDPSERLTAGQALKHPWVVSMAASSSMKNLQRSISQNLLKRASSRCHSTKSAQSTRSSRSTKSNKARRAREKELRELNRRYQQQYNG, from the exons ATGGGTTGCCGGACAAGCAAGGTCCTCCCTGAACCACCAGGGAATGTTCAGCTGGACCTGGTGAAGCAGGCCGACccggcccagacccagacccacactGACATCTACAAGCACTTCATCAGGGGCGACGGCACCCGAACCGCCTCTGCCAGTAAGatgggctcctccccctccccccagcaccaCGCCTTTCCATTGTCCCAGACCCCCGCGGCCAAGGACCAATCCGAATCAGGGGCAGACCCCCGTCGTAACAAGGTCGCCAGGTACCGAGCCAAGTTTGACCCCCGGGTCACGGCCAAGTACGACATCAAGGCTCTGATTGGCCGTGGCAGCTTCAGccgggtggtgagggtggagcaCAAGAGCACCAGGCAGCCGTACGCCATCAAGCTGATCGAGACGCGCTACCGCGAGGGCCGCGAGGTGTGCGAGTCAGAGCTTTGCGTGCTTCGCCGCGTGCGCCACACCAACATCATCCAGCTGATGGAGGTGTTCGAGACTGCCGACCGCGTCTACATGGTGATGGAGCTGGCCACCGGTGGAGAGCTGTTCGACCGCATCATCGCCCGTGGTTCCTTCACGGAGCGCGACGCCACGCGCGTCCTGCAGATGGTGCTGGACGGGGTCAAGTACCTCCACACCCTGGGCATCACCCACCGCGACCTGAAGCCTGAGAACCTACTGTACTACCACCCGGGGGCCGACAGCAAGATCATGATCACCGACTTCGGCCTGGCCTCCACCAGGAAGAAGGGCGACGAGTGTCTGATGAAGACCACGTGTGGCACGCCTGAGTACATTGCCCCTGAGATCCTGGTGAGGAAACCCTATACCAACGCTGTGGACATGTGGGCACTGGGAGTGATCTCCTACATCCTGCTCAGCGGGACCATGCCCTTCGAGGACGACAACCGCATGAGGCTCTACCGACAGATCCTCAAAGGCAAATACAGTTTCTCTGGAGAG CCCTGGCCCAGCGTGTCCAACCTGGCCAAGGACTTCATCGAGCGGGTGTTGACGGTGGACCCCAGTGAGCGTCTGACGGCCGGCCAGGCGCTGAAGCACCCTTGGGTGGTCAGCATGGCCGCCTCGTCCTCCATGAAAAACCTGCAGCGCTCCATCTCCCAGAACCTCCTGAAGAGGGCGTCCTCGCGCTGCCACAGCACCAAGTCGGCCCAATCCACCCGCTCCAGCCGCTCCACCAAGTCCAACAAGGCCCGGCGGGCCCGCGAGAAGGAGCTCCGGGAACTCAACCGCCGCTACCAGCAGCAGTACAATGGCTGA